One window of the Lactococcus lactis genome contains the following:
- a CDS encoding carboxymuconolactone decarboxylase family protein: MEKQTAGHEQLGEFAPKFAELNDDILFGEVWSREKELSAHERSVITITALIAGGNFEQLNFHMAKGKENGISQEEISEIITHLSFYVGWPKAWSAFNIAKKIWE, encoded by the coding sequence ATGGAAAAACAAACCGCAGGACATGAACAACTTGGAGAATTTGCTCCAAAATTTGCTGAATTAAATGATGATATTCTTTTTGGAGAAGTCTGGAGTCGTGAAAAAGAACTTTCAGCACATGAACGTAGTGTCATTACGATTACTGCTTTGATTGCTGGTGGAAATTTTGAACAATTAAATTTTCATATGGCAAAAGGAAAAGAAAACGGAATAAGTCAGGAAGAAATTTCAGAAATAATTACTCATCTGAGTTTTTATGTGGGGTGGCCAAAGGCTTGGTCGGCTTTTAATATTGCAAAAAAAATTTGGGAATAA
- a CDS encoding antibiotic biosynthesis monooxygenase family protein — translation MTITVNILYQGEGENARLFADEMVSSGLVYKIRQQSGNLRYEYFVPLDNQQAILLIDEWENQEAIDIHHKSPMMTKIAELREKYQLRLKVTRYQQID, via the coding sequence ATGACAATTACGGTCAACATTTTGTACCAAGGTGAGGGGGAGAATGCCCGTCTTTTTGCTGACGAAATGGTCAGTTCTGGTCTTGTCTATAAAATACGTCAACAAAGTGGAAATTTACGTTATGAATATTTTGTTCCTTTGGATAATCAACAAGCAATTCTATTGATTGATGAATGGGAAAACCAAGAAGCAATTGACATTCATCATAAAAGTCCGATGATGACAAAAATTGCTGAATTGAGAGAAAAATATCAACTGCGCCTAAAGGTAACGCGTTATCAACAGATTGATTAG
- a CDS encoding cupin domain-containing protein — translation MNKKELENALIFPQGEKNPYGAYFTGQSYLEGMIADKDLPFGVGNVTFEPGCRNHWHIHKDGYQVLLVTAGEGWYQEEGKEAQLLHAGDTIVTHAGVKHWHGATKDSWFSHVAITAGEAVWLEEVSDEQYENL, via the coding sequence ATGAATAAAAAAGAATTAGAGAATGCACTTATTTTTCCTCAAGGTGAAAAAAATCCTTATGGCGCTTATTTTACTGGCCAATCTTATTTAGAAGGAATGATTGCGGATAAGGACTTGCCCTTTGGTGTGGGAAATGTGACTTTTGAGCCGGGCTGTCGTAATCATTGGCATATTCATAAAGATGGTTATCAAGTTTTATTGGTTACAGCCGGTGAGGGATGGTATCAAGAAGAGGGTAAGGAGGCCCAACTTTTACATGCGGGCGATACAATTGTTACTCATGCAGGAGTTAAACATTGGCATGGAGCGACAAAAGATAGCTGGTTCAGTCATGTGGCCATTACCGCAGGAGAAGCAGTTTGGTTAGAAGAAGTTTCTGATGAACAATATGAAAACTTATAA
- the purC gene encoding phosphoribosylaminoimidazolesuccinocarboxamide synthase, translating to MEKEKLLYEGKAKKLYFTDDSEVLWVEYCDQATALNGARKEQITGKGALNNQITSLIFEKLNAEGLETHFIEKLSKTEQLNRKVSIIPLEVVLRNVVAGSFAKRFGLEEGIVLQEPIVEFYYKDDALDDPFINDEHVRFLNIATYSEIEFLKSETRKINEILKKIWAEIGLTLVDFKLEFGRLADGRIILADEISPDTSRLWDANGQHMDKDVFRRNIGDLVETYTEVLNLLENAK from the coding sequence GTGGAAAAAGAAAAGTTGCTCTATGAAGGAAAAGCTAAGAAACTGTATTTTACTGATGATTCAGAGGTACTCTGGGTGGAATATTGTGACCAAGCGACTGCATTAAATGGTGCTCGTAAAGAACAGATTACGGGAAAAGGTGCTCTAAATAATCAAATTACTTCATTAATTTTTGAAAAATTAAATGCTGAAGGTTTAGAAACGCATTTCATAGAAAAGTTATCAAAAACCGAACAATTGAATAGAAAAGTTTCAATAATTCCTTTAGAAGTTGTTTTAAGAAATGTTGTTGCTGGTTCTTTTGCCAAACGATTTGGTCTTGAAGAAGGAATTGTTTTACAAGAACCAATTGTTGAGTTTTACTATAAGGATGATGCTTTAGATGACCCATTTATTAATGATGAACATGTTAGATTCCTGAACATTGCAACTTATTCAGAGATTGAATTTTTAAAGAGTGAAACGCGTAAAATCAACGAGATTCTTAAAAAAATCTGGGCTGAAATTGGCTTAACTTTGGTTGATTTCAAACTTGAATTTGGCCGTCTTGCTGACGGAAGAATTATTCTTGCTGATGAAATTTCACCTGATACTTCACGTCTCTGGGATGCGAATGGTCAGCATATGGATAAAGATGTTTTCAGACGTAATATTGGCGATTTAGTTGAAACTTATACTGAAGTTTTGAATTTGTTAGAAAATGCGAAATAA
- the purS gene encoding phosphoribosylformylglycinamidine synthase subunit PurS: MTRVRVYVAYKASILDPQAQAIKAATHKMGYQEVTELNVGKFFDFEFDAEAEIARAKAIEIANELLANPNMETYKVEILNEQSEGAN, translated from the coding sequence ATGACTAGAGTACGTGTTTACGTGGCTTACAAAGCCTCAATTCTTGACCCTCAAGCCCAAGCGATTAAAGCGGCAACTCATAAAATGGGTTATCAAGAAGTTACAGAATTAAATGTTGGAAAATTTTTCGATTTTGAATTTGATGCAGAAGCTGAGATTGCTCGCGCAAAAGCAATTGAAATTGCCAATGAATTGTTGGCAAATCCAAATATGGAAACTTATAAAGTTGAAATTTTGAATGAACAAAGCGAAGGAGCTAATTAA
- the purQ gene encoding phosphoribosylformylglycinamidine synthase subunit PurQ — protein sequence MKFAVIQFPGSNCDFDLLWAIRDVMGAGAEFVWHDEKSLAGFDGVLIPGGFSYGDYLRCGAIASFANIMPEIKRLAKEGKPVFGTCNGFQILVESGLLPGVLIRNEGLKFVSKWQALKVENNQSNFTTEYAKDALINLPIAHGEGQYVADEAQLAELKANGQIIFTYADENPNGSVENIAGIVNKEGNVLGMMPHPERAMEELLGGADGVHLFASVLKNFVGK from the coding sequence ATGAAATTTGCAGTCATTCAATTTCCAGGGTCAAATTGTGATTTTGATTTACTTTGGGCAATTCGTGATGTTATGGGAGCTGGGGCAGAATTTGTCTGGCATGATGAGAAGTCGCTTGCAGGTTTTGACGGAGTGTTGATTCCAGGGGGCTTTTCTTATGGTGATTATTTACGCTGTGGTGCGATTGCGTCATTTGCCAATATTATGCCGGAAATCAAACGTTTGGCTAAAGAAGGAAAACCGGTTTTTGGCACTTGCAATGGATTTCAAATTTTGGTTGAATCTGGGCTTTTACCGGGTGTATTGATTCGCAATGAGGGTTTGAAATTTGTTTCCAAATGGCAAGCTCTTAAAGTTGAAAATAATCAAAGTAATTTTACGACTGAATATGCCAAAGACGCTTTGATTAATTTACCAATTGCTCACGGTGAGGGTCAATATGTTGCTGACGAAGCTCAGCTTGCTGAACTTAAAGCAAATGGGCAAATTATTTTCACTTATGCTGACGAAAATCCAAATGGGTCAGTTGAAAATATTGCTGGAATTGTCAATAAAGAAGGAAATGTGCTTGGGATGATGCCTCACCCTGAGCGGGCTATGGAAGAACTGCTTGGTGGGGCTGATGGAGTACATTTGTTTGCTTCTGTCTTGAAAAACTTTGTTGGAAAATAA
- the purL gene encoding phosphoribosylformylglycinamidine synthase subunit PurL, with translation MTLEMSPEQIQESKIYREWGLTDEEYLKIKDEILDGRLPNFTETGMYAVMWSEHCCYKNSKPVLKKFPTTGPQVLMGPGEGAGVVDIGDDLAVVFKAESHNHPSYVEPYEGAATGSGGIIRDIFSMGARPIAILDSLRFGPIDNGKTRHIVDQVTAGIAGYGNCIGIPTVGGEVAFDESYAGNPLVNVMCVGLIEHKRIQKGQAKGVGNSIFYVGAKTGRDGIHGASFASKEFGSGSETQRSAVQVGDPFMEKLLLEACIEVIQNHGDILVGIQDMGAAGLVSSTSEMASKAGSGLRLNLDNVPQRETEMIPYEMMLSESQERMVLCVKKGHEQEIIDLFKKYDLDAVNIGQVTDDGFYTLYHKGEMVAHVPVDSLAEDAPTYYREAKVPERIQKFTDSEKYLPEITDSSVIEIFKKLLAQPTIASKKSIYETYDSRVMTNTVVAPGSDSAVLRVRGTNKALAMTTDCNARYLYLDPEKGGAIAVAEAARNIVASGGKPLAITDCLNFGNPEKPEQFWELTTAADGISSSCLALDTPVISGNVSLYNETNGSAILPTPMIGMVGLIENVKNITTQEFKKAGDLIVLVGQTFDDFSGSELQKMLTGEISGRIDFDLETEKINQDFVLKAITDGLVSSAHDLAEGGLAIALAESAFANGLGVDVKVDLTNAQLFSETQGRFILSISPENQATFEKLLTESSVSGEVIGKVTDSGILEMNELSISTDEAVSIYEGALPALMK, from the coding sequence ATGACTTTGGAGATGTCACCAGAACAGATTCAAGAAAGCAAAATATACCGTGAGTGGGGACTGACGGATGAAGAATATTTGAAAATCAAGGATGAGATTCTTGATGGCCGTTTGCCAAACTTTACGGAAACTGGGATGTATGCCGTGATGTGGTCAGAACATTGCTGCTACAAAAATTCAAAACCTGTCTTAAAAAAATTTCCGACGACTGGGCCACAAGTCTTGATGGGGCCTGGTGAAGGAGCTGGGGTTGTGGATATTGGTGATGATTTAGCGGTTGTTTTCAAAGCTGAATCTCATAATCATCCATCTTACGTTGAACCTTATGAAGGTGCAGCAACTGGTTCTGGTGGTATTATTCGTGATATTTTTTCAATGGGAGCTCGTCCAATTGCAATTTTGGATAGTTTACGTTTTGGGCCAATTGACAATGGTAAAACACGTCATATTGTGGACCAAGTGACAGCCGGGATTGCGGGATATGGAAACTGTATTGGAATTCCGACGGTTGGTGGCGAAGTAGCCTTTGATGAATCTTACGCTGGAAACCCTTTGGTGAATGTCATGTGTGTGGGTTTGATTGAACATAAACGCATACAAAAAGGACAAGCTAAAGGTGTAGGGAATTCTATTTTTTATGTCGGAGCGAAAACAGGACGTGACGGCATTCATGGGGCGTCTTTTGCTTCTAAAGAATTTGGTTCTGGTTCAGAAACACAACGTTCAGCGGTTCAAGTCGGTGATCCATTTATGGAAAAATTATTGCTTGAAGCTTGTATTGAAGTCATTCAAAATCATGGCGATATTTTAGTCGGAATTCAAGATATGGGAGCAGCTGGATTGGTTTCATCTACATCAGAAATGGCTTCAAAAGCTGGGTCAGGTCTGCGTCTTAACTTGGATAATGTGCCTCAGCGTGAAACAGAAATGATTCCTTATGAAATGATGCTGTCTGAGTCTCAAGAGCGTATGGTGCTTTGTGTCAAAAAAGGACATGAACAAGAAATTATTGATTTATTTAAAAAATACGACCTTGATGCTGTGAATATTGGGCAAGTGACTGATGATGGCTTTTATACGCTTTATCATAAAGGGGAAATGGTGGCTCATGTTCCAGTTGATTCATTGGCGGAAGATGCTCCAACTTATTACCGTGAGGCAAAAGTTCCTGAGCGAATTCAAAAATTTACTGACAGCGAAAAATATCTTCCAGAAATTACTGACAGCTCTGTCATTGAAATTTTCAAAAAACTTTTGGCTCAACCGACAATTGCTAGCAAGAAATCAATTTATGAAACTTATGATTCGCGCGTGATGACCAACACTGTTGTTGCACCAGGCTCAGATAGCGCAGTTTTACGAGTGCGTGGCACTAACAAGGCACTTGCGATGACAACAGACTGTAATGCTCGCTATCTCTATCTTGATCCAGAAAAAGGAGGAGCAATCGCAGTTGCTGAAGCGGCTCGTAATATCGTGGCCTCTGGTGGAAAACCGCTTGCGATTACTGACTGTTTGAACTTTGGAAATCCGGAAAAACCAGAACAATTTTGGGAATTAACAACGGCGGCTGACGGAATTTCAAGTTCTTGTTTGGCTCTTGATACACCGGTTATTTCAGGAAATGTTAGTCTTTACAATGAAACAAACGGTTCAGCTATTTTACCTACGCCGATGATTGGAATGGTTGGTTTGATTGAGAATGTAAAAAATATTACGACTCAAGAATTTAAAAAAGCAGGTGATTTGATTGTTTTGGTTGGTCAAACCTTTGATGATTTTTCAGGTTCTGAACTTCAAAAAATGCTGACAGGAGAAATTTCTGGCAGAATTGATTTTGATTTAGAAACTGAAAAAATCAATCAAGATTTTGTTTTAAAAGCAATTACTGACGGATTGGTCAGCTCAGCACATGACTTGGCAGAAGGAGGATTGGCGATTGCTCTAGCTGAATCTGCTTTTGCAAATGGCTTAGGCGTTGATGTGAAAGTTGATTTAACCAATGCCCAATTATTCTCAGAAACGCAAGGTCGCTTTATACTCTCAATTTCACCAGAAAATCAAGCTACTTTTGAAAAATTACTGACAGAAAGTTCTGTCAGTGGCGAAGTAATCGGAAAAGTTACTGACAGCGGAATTTTGGAAATGAATGAACTTTCTATTTCTACTGATGAAGCTGTCAGCATTTATGAAGGAGCGTTGCCAGCTCTGATGAAATAA
- a CDS encoding oxidoreductase: MQKDEVWLVTGSSTGFGRALVEELIAQDYKVVATARQLSTLSELPDKENILKISLDVTKGDSIQKAVAETIAKFGRIDVLVNNAGFGYFGVMEESDQSAVRKMMDTNFWGANDMTLAVLPYMRKQKSGRILNTVSRGGLTTTENLSYYHATKFAMEGLFQTLRKEVEPLGIFVTNIEPGSFRTDWAGRSKESAPDKFSDYEKAHKLLEHLNSYSGTQVGNPASAAKAFIKVSKLENPPMHYLMGKDAYQLSKQVFEEALAEFKKYKEDAKHLDFGDEDYWK; this comes from the coding sequence ATGCAAAAAGATGAAGTATGGCTTGTTACTGGAAGTTCAACGGGTTTTGGTAGAGCTTTGGTTGAAGAATTAATTGCTCAAGACTATAAAGTAGTTGCTACTGCTCGCCAATTATCAACTTTGTCAGAGCTTCCTGACAAAGAAAATATTTTAAAAATAAGTCTTGATGTGACGAAAGGAGATTCTATTCAAAAAGCTGTTGCTGAAACAATCGCTAAGTTTGGACGAATCGATGTTCTGGTTAACAATGCAGGATTTGGCTATTTTGGTGTCATGGAAGAATCTGATCAATCAGCAGTGCGTAAGATGATGGACACAAACTTCTGGGGAGCGAATGATATGACCTTAGCGGTTCTACCATATATGCGTAAACAAAAATCGGGGCGTATTCTAAATACGGTATCCCGTGGTGGACTGACAACAACCGAAAACCTTTCTTATTATCATGCTACAAAATTTGCTATGGAGGGACTTTTTCAAACGCTCCGAAAAGAAGTTGAACCTTTAGGAATTTTTGTGACAAATATTGAACCTGGTTCTTTTCGGACAGATTGGGCAGGGCGTTCTAAAGAGAGTGCGCCAGATAAGTTTTCAGATTATGAAAAGGCGCATAAACTGCTTGAACATCTAAATTCATATTCTGGCACTCAGGTAGGGAATCCAGCATCGGCAGCCAAAGCATTTATCAAAGTTTCCAAACTTGAAAATCCACCAATGCACTATCTTATGGGCAAAGATGCTTACCAACTTTCTAAACAAGTTTTTGAAGAAGCTCTTGCCGAATTTAAAAAATATAAAGAAGATGCCAAGCATCTTGATTTTGGAGATGAAGATTATTGGAAATGA
- the purF gene encoding amidophosphoribosyltransferase codes for MFGKEQTLDLIVLRKNSSNENSWWQQHPDDERSHLNEECGLFGVWGHPDAARLTYFGLHALQHRGQEGAGILVNNNGKLNRHRGLGLVTEVFRDEKDLEELTGSAAIGHVRYATAGSANINNIQPFQFEFHDGALGLAHNGNLTNAQSLRCELEKSGAIFSSNSDTEILMHLIRRSHHPEFMGRVKEALNTVKGGFAYLIMTENSIVAALDPNGFRPLSIGKMSNGALVVASETCAFDVVGATWIQDVQPGEIIEINDDGIHVDQFTDSINMTICSMEYIYFARPDSNIAGVNVHTARKRSGKILAQEAQIDADIVIGVPNSSLSAASGYAEESGLPYEMGLIKNQYVARTFIQPTQELREQGVRMKLSAVRGVVEGKRVIMVDDSIVRGTTSRRIVKLLKDAGAAEVHVAIASPALKYPCFYGIDIQDRDELIAATHTTDEIKEAIGADSLTYLSQTGLVKAIGHDKLCLSYFDGEYPTPLYDYEADYLESLAKNSVK; via the coding sequence ATGTTTGGCAAAGAACAGACGCTTGATTTAATAGTGTTGAGGAAGAATTCGTCCAATGAAAATAGTTGGTGGCAACAACATCCAGATGACGAACGATCTCATTTAAATGAAGAATGTGGACTTTTCGGTGTTTGGGGACATCCTGATGCCGCTCGCCTGACCTATTTTGGACTTCATGCTCTCCAACATCGTGGGCAAGAAGGTGCAGGGATTTTGGTCAATAATAATGGCAAACTCAATCGTCATCGTGGTCTGGGTCTGGTCACAGAAGTTTTCCGTGATGAAAAAGATTTGGAAGAGCTGACAGGCTCAGCAGCCATCGGTCACGTCCGTTATGCCACGGCTGGTTCAGCGAATATCAATAATATTCAACCTTTCCAGTTTGAATTTCATGACGGAGCACTTGGGCTTGCCCACAATGGAAATTTAACCAACGCCCAATCATTGCGCTGTGAACTTGAAAAATCAGGGGCAATCTTCTCCAGTAATTCAGACACAGAAATCCTCATGCATTTGATTCGCCGTAGTCATCATCCAGAATTTATGGGCAGAGTCAAAGAAGCGCTCAATACGGTCAAAGGTGGCTTTGCCTATCTCATTATGACTGAAAACTCAATTGTCGCAGCCCTTGACCCTAATGGATTTCGACCACTCTCAATCGGAAAAATGAGCAATGGTGCGCTCGTTGTGGCCTCAGAAACCTGTGCTTTTGATGTCGTTGGCGCCACTTGGATTCAAGATGTTCAACCCGGTGAAATCATTGAAATTAATGATGACGGCATTCATGTGGACCAATTTACTGACAGCATCAACATGACCATTTGTTCAATGGAATACATCTATTTTGCCCGTCCTGACAGTAATATCGCTGGAGTTAATGTTCATACTGCCAGAAAACGTTCAGGAAAAATTTTAGCCCAAGAAGCCCAAATTGATGCTGATATTGTCATCGGTGTTCCTAATTCATCACTCAGTGCTGCTTCAGGCTACGCTGAAGAATCTGGCTTGCCTTACGAAATGGGCCTGATTAAAAATCAGTATGTGGCAAGAACCTTCATTCAACCAACTCAAGAACTTCGTGAACAAGGCGTTCGCATGAAATTGAGTGCTGTTCGAGGTGTTGTAGAAGGAAAACGCGTCATTATGGTTGATGATAGTATTGTGCGTGGGACAACCAGCCGTCGCATTGTCAAACTCCTCAAAGACGCAGGCGCCGCTGAAGTTCATGTGGCAATCGCCAGTCCCGCTCTCAAATATCCATGTTTTTATGGCATTGATATTCAAGATCGTGATGAACTCATCGCAGCTACACACACGACTGATGAAATCAAAGAAGCTATCGGAGCAGATAGTCTGACCTATCTCAGCCAGACAGGACTTGTCAAAGCGATTGGTCATGATAAACTTTGCTTGTCATATTTTGATGGCGAATATCCAACGCCGCTTTATGATTATGAAGCTGACTATTTGGAATCGTTAGCGAAAAATAGCGTGAAATAG
- a CDS encoding NAD-dependent epimerase/dehydratase family protein, protein MIITIVGGTGLVGQGIFKELAQVVDYELHSLSRNGKSKDNLVEPVLYHSANLNETGDWQELLQKSDWVIDAVGILFPSKSKGTTYEKNSIQPAKIIIDTIVNSENQCLFISANDGPFFMNDYMRAKKEVEAYGQKRLKSRFVSVFPGIVYDASRKSSYFPARLLEPLIKIPIFSFLKSYRPIKRSQFAKEIHKIIEGKESSLTSRIK, encoded by the coding sequence ATGATTATTACAATAGTTGGAGGAACAGGACTAGTTGGCCAAGGTATTTTCAAAGAGCTTGCTCAAGTTGTGGATTATGAATTACACAGTTTATCAAGAAATGGTAAATCTAAAGATAATCTAGTTGAGCCAGTCCTCTATCATTCCGCTAATCTAAATGAAACCGGTGATTGGCAAGAACTTTTACAAAAATCAGATTGGGTGATTGATGCGGTAGGAATTCTATTTCCAAGTAAATCAAAGGGAACAACTTATGAAAAAAATAGTATTCAACCAGCAAAAATAATTATTGATACAATAGTTAACTCAGAAAATCAATGTCTTTTTATTTCGGCAAATGATGGTCCTTTTTTTATGAATGACTATATGAGAGCTAAAAAAGAAGTGGAGGCTTATGGTCAAAAACGTTTGAAATCAAGATTTGTTTCTGTTTTTCCAGGAATTGTCTATGATGCTTCACGAAAAAGCAGTTATTTTCCAGCACGCCTATTGGAACCACTCATAAAAATTCCAATTTTTTCTTTCTTAAAAAGTTATCGTCCAATTAAACGAAGTCAATTTGCTAAAGAGATTCATAAAATTATCGAAGGAAAAGAAAGTTCACTGACCTCTCGTATTAAATAA
- the clpB gene encoding ATP-dependent chaperone ClpB — protein sequence MDIEKMTTTMQEALGSAQQIAQVRHHQVIEVPHLWRIFVQPNSFGANFYKDLGIDLDDFTNLIEKEIDKINSVEGSNITYGQNLSPDLFQIFTEADKIAQKMGDEYLSTEIILLALFELKQNPLTSYLVSHGLTKAKAQAAIEKLRGGDKVTSQNAEETYKALEKYGVDLVAQVKSGKQDPVIGRDEEIRDVIRVLSRKTKNNPVLIGEPGVGKTAIVEGLAQRIVRKDVPENLKDKTIFSLDMGALIAGAKYRGEFEERLKAVLNEVKKSDGQIILFIDELHTIVGAGKTEGSMDAGNLLKPMLARGELHLIGATTLDEYRKYMETDKALERRFQKVLVTEPTVEDTISILRGLKERFEIHHGVTIHDNALVAAATLSNRYITDRFLPDKAIDLVDEASATIRVEMNSLPTELDQANRRLMQLEIEEAALKKERDDASKKRLEIIRGEIAELREENNQLKAQWEAEKKEVGNISEKRNELEHARHELEEAQNEGNLEKAAALRYGKIPEIEKELKAIEEKAKSDDLFLVQESVTEEQIAEVVGRMTGIPITKLVEGEREKLLHLPETLHQRVVGQDEAVEAVSDAIIRARAGIQDPNRPLGSFLFLGPTGVGKTELAKALAENLFDSEEHMVRIDMSEYMEKHSVSRLVGAPPGYVGYDEGGQLTEAVRRNPYTIILLDEIEKAHPDVFNILLQVLDDGRLTDSKGVLVDFKNTVLIMTSNVGSQYLLDNVGENGEISEETTENVMAQLRAHFKPEFLNRIDDTILFKTLALEDIKNIIVKMTSQLSHRLEEMDVQLELSEEVKVWIAENAYEPAYGARPLKRYLTKVIENPLAKLIIGGKIPPKSKVIVTLVDNKIDFDIQTIAE from the coding sequence ATGGACATCGAAAAAATGACAACAACGATGCAAGAAGCACTTGGTTCAGCGCAACAAATTGCGCAAGTTCGTCATCACCAAGTGATTGAAGTTCCACATTTATGGCGAATTTTTGTTCAACCTAATAGTTTTGGGGCGAACTTTTATAAAGATTTAGGGATTGACCTAGATGACTTTACAAATTTAATTGAAAAAGAAATTGACAAAATTAATTCAGTAGAAGGTTCAAATATTACTTATGGTCAAAACCTAAGTCCAGATTTGTTCCAAATATTTACTGAAGCAGACAAAATTGCGCAAAAAATGGGCGATGAATACTTATCAACTGAGATTATTCTCCTTGCCCTCTTTGAATTAAAACAAAATCCATTGACCAGTTATTTGGTTAGCCATGGACTAACAAAAGCAAAAGCGCAAGCTGCAATTGAAAAATTACGCGGAGGTGATAAAGTGACCAGTCAAAATGCAGAAGAAACATACAAAGCACTTGAAAAATATGGGGTAGATCTCGTTGCTCAAGTTAAATCAGGTAAACAAGATCCTGTCATTGGACGTGATGAAGAAATTCGTGATGTCATTCGAGTGCTTTCTCGTAAAACAAAAAATAACCCCGTTCTTATTGGTGAACCTGGGGTTGGTAAAACAGCCATTGTTGAAGGATTGGCACAAAGGATTGTCAGAAAAGACGTTCCTGAAAATCTGAAAGATAAAACAATCTTTTCACTTGATATGGGTGCCCTGATTGCAGGAGCGAAATATCGTGGTGAATTTGAAGAACGTTTGAAAGCAGTCCTTAATGAAGTGAAAAAATCAGATGGACAAATTATCCTCTTTATTGATGAACTTCATACGATTGTTGGTGCAGGTAAAACAGAAGGTTCAATGGACGCTGGGAACCTTTTAAAACCAATGCTTGCACGTGGTGAACTCCATTTGATTGGGGCAACTACCTTGGATGAATATCGTAAATACATGGAAACAGATAAAGCACTTGAACGTCGTTTCCAAAAGGTATTGGTTACTGAACCTACTGTTGAAGATACAATTTCAATCTTGCGTGGTCTAAAAGAACGTTTTGAAATTCACCATGGAGTGACCATTCATGATAATGCTTTAGTCGCAGCAGCAACCCTTTCAAATCGTTATATTACTGACCGATTTTTACCAGATAAAGCCATTGACTTGGTTGATGAAGCCAGTGCAACAATTCGTGTAGAAATGAATTCACTCCCAACTGAACTTGACCAAGCTAATCGTCGCTTGATGCAATTAGAAATTGAAGAAGCGGCCCTCAAAAAAGAACGAGATGATGCTTCTAAGAAACGTCTTGAAATTATACGTGGTGAAATTGCTGAACTTCGAGAAGAAAATAATCAACTCAAAGCTCAATGGGAAGCTGAGAAAAAAGAAGTGGGCAATATTTCTGAAAAACGAAATGAATTAGAACATGCTCGCCACGAATTGGAAGAAGCTCAAAATGAAGGAAACTTAGAAAAAGCAGCAGCCCTTCGTTATGGTAAAATTCCTGAAATTGAAAAAGAACTCAAAGCTATTGAAGAAAAAGCAAAATCAGATGATTTATTTTTAGTTCAAGAATCAGTCACTGAAGAACAAATCGCTGAAGTGGTTGGACGCATGACAGGTATTCCAATTACCAAATTGGTTGAAGGTGAACGTGAAAAATTACTTCACTTGCCAGAAACACTGCATCAAAGGGTCGTTGGACAAGATGAAGCTGTTGAAGCCGTATCTGATGCCATTATCCGTGCGCGTGCAGGAATTCAAGACCCTAATCGTCCACTTGGCTCATTCCTCTTCCTCGGTCCAACTGGGGTAGGTAAGACCGAACTCGCGAAAGCTTTGGCTGAAAATCTCTTTGATTCAGAAGAACATATGGTTCGGATTGACATGAGTGAATATATGGAAAAACACTCTGTCTCTCGGTTAGTCGGAGCACCTCCAGGATATGTCGGTTACGATGAAGGAGGCCAATTGACTGAAGCCGTTCGTCGTAATCCTTATACAATCATCTTGCTTGATGAAATCGAAAAAGCACATCCAGATGTCTTCAATATCTTGTTGCAAGTTTTGGATGACGGCCGTTTGACGGACTCTAAAGGTGTTCTCGTTGACTTTAAGAACACAGTGTTGATTATGACTTCAAATGTCGGTTCTCAATATTTGCTTGATAATGTTGGAGAAAATGGTGAAATTTCGGAAGAAACAACTGAAAACGTGATGGCTCAACTTCGGGCACATTTCAAACCAGAATTTCTAAATCGAATTGATGATACCATTCTTTTCAAAACATTGGCACTTGAGGATATTAAGAATATTATCGTTAAAATGACTAGCCAACTTTCACATCGTCTTGAAGAAATGGATGTTCAACTTGAGTTGAGTGAAGAAGTAAAAGTTTGGATTGCCGAAAATGCTTATGAACCAGCTTATGGTGCACGTCCACTCAAACGTTATTTGACAAAAGTCATCGAAAATCCATTAGCTAAGCTGATTATCGGCGGAAAAATTCCACCAAAATCAAAAGTTATTGTAACGCTTGTAGATAACAAGATTGACTTTGATATTCAAACGATTGCTGAATAA